The genomic DNA TGAGCTGAGGCGCGAGTACGGTCCGGTCATGTTCCACCAGTCGGGCGGCTGCTGCGACGGCTCCTCGCCCATGTGCTACCCGGTGGGCGACTTTCTGGTGAGCGACGGCGACGTGAATCTCGGCACGGTGGGGGGCGCGGACTTCTTCATCAGCCGGTCGCAGTTCGAGGTCTGGAAGCACACGCACCTGATCCTCGACGTGGTGCCGGGCCGCGGCGGCATGTTCTCGCTGGAGAACGGCCGGGAGAAGCGTTTCCATATCCGCTCGCGCCTGTTCTCCGAGGCGGAGAACCGTGCGCTCGAGGGCGCGTGCAAGCTCTGAGGACGGGCTGAGCGGGGAGGCGATTGCCGTGGCGACCGTGAAACTCTGGTCCGATGCCGAGGCCGACGCCGACGCGCGCGTCAGCGCGGTCTTTGCGGACATCCGGGCGACCCGGGGATCCGACGTCGTCAACAATTTCTGGCGCGGCCTCGCCAACGATCCCGCGCTGCTCGAGCGGACTTGGTCCGCCCTGAAGACCGTCATGGGGCCGGGGACCCTCGATCCCCTGACCAAGGAACTGGTCTACATCGCGGTCTCGATCGCCAATGGCTGCCCGTACTGCATCCACTCCCACACCGCGGCTGCGCGGGCCAAGGGCTTGACGGAGGGCCAGCACGGCGAATTCCTGGCGGTGGTCGGGATGGCCAACCAGACGAACGCGCTGGTCAACGGTATGCAGATCCCCATCGATGCCGCCTTCAGAGTGGAGGAAGGTCCATGAGTTCCGCGTCCGGCACGGAGAAGCAGGGGTTCCGGGTGGTGCACGAGAGTGCGCCGTTCCGCGGCAAGCAGGGACACATCTACCGGCCGGCGATCTCGGCCGAGGCCGTGGGTTCGCGGGCGCTGCACATGCAGCTCCTGGAGATCCCGCCCGGTGAGCGGGCCCACGCCCACAAGCACGAGCACCACGAGACGGCGATCTACGTGCTGTCGGGCGTGTCGGGCTGCTTCTGGGGGGAGCGGCTGGAGAACCACGCGATCGCGGGCGCCGGCGAGTTCGTCTACATCGCCGCCGACGTGCCGCACCTGCCCTACAACCGCAGCCAGACGGAGCCGGTCACGGCCGTGATCGCCCGGACGGACCCGAACGAGCAGGAGAGCGTCGTCCTGCTGCCGCACCTCGAGGCGGGCGTCGACTGGTCGAAGGCCGAGGCCTAGCGTCTCAGCGCTGCTCGATCCGCTCGTTGGCGAGACGCTCCGCCCGGGTGCGCTCGTCGGCCGAGAGACCGGAGAGGGTCTGATCGAGCCACGCGTCGGACAGGCCCTGTCCGGCGGCCGCCAGGTTCCAGGCGGCCGCCTCCACGGAATTCTTGGCAACGCCGCGGCCCACCGCGTACAGCCGCGCGACGCGGTTTTGCGCGATGGCGTTGCCGCGCGAGGCCGCGTGCAGGAAGTACCGGGCGGCCGCACGCTCGTCCTTGGTGACGCCGGTGCCGTTGAAGAGAAGGATCGCGTACTCGACCTCGCTGGCGAGATCGCCGTTGTCGGCGCCGCGCCGGAACAGCTCCGCGGCCTTCGACGGATCCTTCGGCACGCCGCGCCCCTGCAGGTAGAGCACGCCCAGGTCGTGCTGGGCCGGGCCGATCTCGGCGTCTGACGCCTTGCGGAACTGCGCGGCGGCCGCCGCCTCGTCGGCCGTGGCGCCGGTGCCGATCAGGATCAGGCCGAGATTGTAGGCCGCGGTCGGTGAGCCGTGGGCCGTGGCCTGCTCGAGCCAGCGCCGCCCGGCCTTCGGGTCCTTCGGCATGCCGCGACCGTCGAGGGCCATCAGCCCCAGGGAGGCCATGGCGGACGCGTCGTTCTGCGCGGCCGCCAAGCGATACCAGTCGGCCGCCTTGACCGGATCCTGCTTCACTCCGAGGCCCTGATTGTACAGCTCGCCGAGCAGCGTCATGGCGGCGGCATCCTTCGGATTCGCCTCGATGCGCTTCGTCGCCTCGCGGAAGGCGGTGACGTACTGGCCCTTCTGATAGGCGCCGTAGGCAAAGTCCGGTGGCTGGCCGCCCGCCGGCGGCACGGCGCCGCGCGAGTAGTTCGGCGTGTAGGGGCTCGGCAGTTCCGGCATCGGCGTCTTGCCGGTCTGCGCCGCGGGGCCGATCGCGCCGGGCGCCGCGGTCCGGGCCGGATCGGCCGGTCCCGAGGCCGCCCAGGCCGGCAGCGCCAGCAGCGCCGCGCCGGCGAAGGCCGCCAGACGACGGACGTCGCGGCCTCTCACGCCTCGGACTCCCGGACGGCGCGCTGGGCCCGCTCGACCGCGCCCGGATCCGGCAGCCAGAGGCCGCTCTCCAGGCCGACGAACTCGGCACCCGTCGCGGCGAGAGGCGCGATCTCATCGGCGGCAGCCGCCACCGCGATGCACGGTGTCTCGAAGATCTCGGCCCACCACGCGGCGCGGGCCCGCACGGTCTCCGCCTCGGGCGCGACGCCGTCCGGGTACAGACCACCGAACATCAGGTAGTCGATCCCGGCCTCGCCGGCCTCCATCGCGCCGTGCTTGGTCTCGAGGCCGCCGGCGCCGAGGATTCGCCCCTCCCGGAGCCGGCCGCGCAGGTCCTTCAGGTCGCGCGGCTTGTCGACGTGGATGCCGTCGGCGCCGCCCCGGATCGCCACCGCGGCGAGATCGCCGGCGAAACCCGGACAGGCAACGACCAGGGCCGCGCCGCGCTCCTGCACGAGCGGAGCGACCGATTTGACGCGGGCCGTCAGCCCGCGCTCGTCGGTGGCAGCCAGCCGCAGAATCACGGCGGCGACATCGCCGGCTTCGCACGCAACCTTCAGGGCCGTCACGAAAGCGGCGATGCCTTCCGCTTCGAGACCGTGCGGTCCGAGCAGGGCGAGACGGGCGCTATTGCTCATCGAAACCGGCAACCCGCGCCCTACTGCGGCCCGATCTTCGGGTCGAGGGCGCCGCTGGCGTAGCGCTTGGCCATCTCGGCGACGGAGATCGGGCGGATCTTCGAGCCCTTGCCGGCGGTGTTGAACTCCTCGAAGCGCTGCTTGCAGAGCTTCGTCATCGCCTCCATGGCGGGCTTGAGGTACTTGCGCGGGTCGAACTCGGACGGGTTCTCGGTGAGCACCTTCCGGATCTGGCCGGTCATCGCCATGCGATTGTCGGTGTCGATGTTGATCTTGCGCACGCCGTGCTTGATGCCGCGCTGGATCTCCTCGACCGGGACGCCCCAGGTCGGCTTCATCTGGCCGCCGTACTGGTTGATGATGTCCTGCAGGTCCTGCGGCACCGACGACGAGCCGTGCATGACGAGGTGGGTCGTCGGCAGGCGGCGGTGGATCTCCTCGATCACGTTCATCGCCAGCACCTCGCCGTCGGGCTTGCGGGTGAACTTGTAGGCGCCGTGGCTCGTGCCCATGGCGACGGCCAGCGCGTCCACCTTCGTGGCCTCGACGAACTTCACCGCTTCGTCCGGGTCGGTCAGGAGCTGGTCGTGGCTGAGGGTGCCCTCGGCGCCGTGGCCGTCCTCGGCCTCGCCCTGGCCGCTCTCCAACGAGCCGAGCACGCCCAGCTCGCCCTCGACCGAGACACCGGCCCAGTGGGCCATCTTGGTGACGTTGCGGGTGATCTCGACGTTGTAGGTGTAGTCGGCCGGGGTCTTGCCGTCGGCCTTCAGCGAGCCGTCCATCATCACGGAGGTGAAGCCGTACTGGATGGCGGTGGCGCAGGTGGCTTCGTTGTTGCCGTGGTCGAGATGCATGCAGACCGGAATGTGCGGGTAGATCTCGACGAGGCCGTCGATCAGCTTGGCCAGCACGACGTCGTTGGCGTAGGCCCGGGCGCCGCGGCTCGCCTGGAGGATCACCGGTGAGTCGGTGGCGTCGGCGGCCGCCATGATAGCGAGCCCCTGCTCCATGTTGTTCAGGTTGAAGGCGGGCACGCCGTACTCGTACTCAGCGGCGTGATCGAGGAGCTGCCGGAGGGTGATGCGTGCCATCGTGCGTGTCTTCCCGTTTCCCGTTTCGTCGTCCGCCGGATCGCCGGGGGTATCAAGAAACCCTCAGCTGCGCTGTATCGTGTCGCTCTGCCGGGTGCCTCGCTTTCGGTCAATCTCCGGCAGGGCGCAGGACATTCTTTCGGCGGATGATCCTCACCCGGTCCGGCTCACCGGTGCCACGACGCGTTCCTCGCCCTCGCTGACTCGCGCGACGAAGTCACGGCCGTGACCCGCGATATCGCGCGCATCCCGGCCGCGTTCCGGCCGTCGTCGCGCATGCCGAGATCCAGGCGGTCGATCCGCCCGTCGAGGCGCGTCACCGTCCCGGTCGGCAGATGCGCCAGGCTCGCCTGGACGCCCTTCGGGATCTCGAAGGCTGCGATCTCCACGTGGTCACCCCTGGCCTCGGCCCCCCGGCCGACGACGGCCGGCCATGTAGATAGGGTCGTGTCGCAGGCGGAGGAGAGCAAGGCGGCCCTCTCAGCCTTTCGCCCGCAGCGCCTCGACGCCCGGGAGGGCCTTGCCTTCCAGCCACTCGAGGAAGGCGCCGCCGGCGGTCGAGACGTAGGTGAAGTCCTGCCCCACGCCGGCATGGTTGAGCGCGGCCACCGTGTCGCCGCCGCCCGCGACCGAGACGAGCTGGCCATCCTTCGTCCGCGCGGCCGCGTGCTTGGCGGTGGCCACGGTCGCGGCATCGAACGGGGCGAGCTCGAAGGCGCCCAGCGGGCCGTTCCACACCAGGGTCTTGGCCCCGTCGATGGCGGCGTTGATCTCGGCGACCGAGCGCGGACCGGCATCGAGGATCATGCTGGCGTCCGGCACGGCGTCCACCGGCACAGTCTCGTGGGGGGCCCGCGCCTTGAACTCGCTCGCGGCGACCGCGTCGACCGGCAGGATGATCCGGCAGCCGGCCTTCTCGGCCGCCGCCAGGATCCGCGTGGCGGTCTCGGCGAGATCCTTCTCGCAGAGGGACTTGCCCACCGCCTTCCCCTGCGCGTGCAGGAAGGTGTTGGCCATGCCGCCGCCGATCACCAGCATGTCGACCTTGGCGACGAGGTTCTCCAGGAGATCGATCTTGGACGAGACCTTGGCCCCTCCGACCAGCGCGATCACCGGGCGCTGGGGCGATTCCAGGCCCTTGGTCAGCGCATCGAGCTCGGCCTGCATCTCGCGGCCGGCATAGGCCGGCAACCGGTGCGCCAGACCCTCGGTGGAGGCGTGCGCGCGGTGGGCCGCCGAGAAGGCCTCGTTGACGTAGACGTCGCCGTTCGCCGCCAGGGCGTCCGCGAAGGCCGCGTCGTTCTTCTCTTCACCCGCGTGGTAGCGGGTGTTCTCGAGGAGGAGGACGTCGCCGTCCTTGAGGGCCGCCACCGCCTGCGCGGCGGCGTCGCCGACGCAGTCAGCCGCGAAGGCGACATCGCGTCCGAGGGCCGCGCCGAGGGCGGGAACCACCGGCTCGAGCGAATCCTTCGGCTCGCGCTTGCCCTTCGGTCGACCGAAATGGGCGAGCAGGATCACCTTGGCGCCCTGCTCGGCAACCTCGCGGATCGTCGGTGCGACGCGCTCGATGCGGGTCGCGTCGGTGACGCGCCCGCTCTCCATGGGCACGTTCAGGTCGACGCGCATGAGGACCCGCTTGCCCTTGAGGGAGCCGGCATCGTCGAGGGTGCGGAAGGCGCTCATGCGGTCTGGTGCGGTCCTGTGCGAGGCGGGGCGATTACTGCGCGGTGGTGCCGATGGTGGCCCGCTGCGGCAGCAGACGGTCGAGGTTGAGCCGCTGGACGGCCACCATCAGGACCACGGTCAGGATGGCGGTGATCACGGCGGTGAGGACGAGGGCGCCGGTCCCGGGCAGGCGCCGGGTGCGCTCGGCGAGGCCGCGCATCTCCGTCCGGAGCGCCGCGAGGTCGGATTGCCGCGCGGATTCGTTCATCCGGCTCGCGGCGTTCTCGACCTTGTCCTCGACCCGCGACAGGAGCGCCTCGGAGCGGGCGTACTTGTCCTCGATGCGCGAGCACTTGTCCTCGATCCGCGCGAGCTGATCGAAGAGCTGATTGGCCGGGAGCGTGTGGGACGGGACCGCGGAGGCGGCGGGTGCGGCGGTCGGTGCCACGGCGGGTGCGTTGGGCGGCGGCGGAGCCGGCCTGGGGGCGGGCGGCACGGCTGCCGGCCCGCTCGACGTGCCCTGCGAAGCGTCGGTCATCCCTGAAGAGTCCCTGGTTCGAAGATAGGCCGTCCGAAGAGAAGTGCGGCCGCCGGCCTCTCAGGAGGCGGCGACCGCTGCAGTCCAGCTCAGATGAGCTTGGCCATCGCGACGGCCGTGTCGGCCATGCGGTTCGAGAAGCCCCACTCGTTGTCGTACCAGGTCAGGATGCGCACCAGAACGCCGTCCATGACCTTGGTCTGGTCGAGGTGGAAGGTCGACGAATGCGGGTCGTGGTTGAAGTCGATCGAGACGTTCGGCCGGTCGGTGACGCCGAGGACACCCTTCAGCGGACCGGAAGCGGCGGCCTTGATCGCGTCGTTGATCTCCTGGACCGTGGTCGCGCGCTTGGCCGTGAAGACGAGATCCACCGCCGAGACGTTCGGGGTCGGCACGCGGATCGCGGTGCCGTCGAGCTTGCCCTTGAGCTCCGGAAGCACGAGGCCGACGGCCTTCGCGGCGCCGGTCGAGGTCGGGATCATCGAGAGCGCCGCGGCGCGGGCCCGGTAAAGATCCTTGTGCATCTGGTCCAGCGACGGCTGGTCGTTGGTGTAGGAATGGATCGTGGTCATGAAGCCGCGCTCGATGCCGACGGCCTCGTCCAGCACCTTCGCCACCGGGGCGAGGCAGTTCGTGGTGCAGGAGGCGTTCGACACGACGTGGTGCTCGCCCGTGAGCTTGTCGTGATTCACGCCGTAGACCACCGTCAGGTCGGCGCCGTCGGCCGGGGCCGAGACGAGGACGCGCTTGGCGCCGGCGTCGAGATGGGCCTTCGCCTTGTCCTTCGACGTGAAGATGCCGGTGCACTCGAGCGCGATGTCGACGCCGAGGTCGCGGTGCGGCAGCTCGGCCGGGTTGCGCACGGCCGTGACCTTGATGCGCTTGCCGTTCACCACCAGGAACTCGCCGTCGACCGCGACCTCGCCAGGGAAGCGGCCGTGCACGGAATCGTAGCGGAGCAGGTGGGCGTTGGTCTCCACCGGGCCGAGATCGTTGATCGCCACGACCTCGATGTCGCTGCGGCCGGCTTCCGCGATCGCCCGCAGGACGTTGCGGCCGATGCGTCCGAACCCGTTGATGGCAACCTTCGTCACGGCGTGACTCCTTCCTGATGCGGCTCGCCGCGCGCCGGACCTCGGGAGCGGTCCGCGAAGCGGTCTCGGCGGCCCGCCATACCGTCCGGGCCGGGCCGGACGGGATCTGGGCGGGCGGGTTTGAACCTGCGATGAACCGGACCGGGAGAGGCCGGGCTTCGACGCCCGTGACCGTCGGATCGGACGGTGCTGGCTGAGGCCTCGGAACTGTCGCGGACCGGCCCTCCGGCATGTCTCGCGCGGTCCCTCTCGGGATCGCGCGGCTGTCTAGCATGGAGCCTCGACCTGTCAAACGCGTCGCTGTGACAAAGACCTTCGATCCACCGACCAATAAACAGGGATTGCCAGGATCCATTCGGTCAGCGGGCGGATCGGGGATCGAACGCGATTTCGCGCTGGAATTCCGCCTGCATTCGACCGAAAGCTTCGCGTCGGGGTAGACGAAGAACCATGGCCGACGAGACCGAGACCATTTCCATCGACGACGCGCTCAGCCGGCTCGAAGCGGCGATCACCCGCCTCGACGCCGTCGTCCAGCACCGCCTCGAGACCGACGCGCAGCCCGACGACCGGGACGCGGAGCTCGCCCTGATGGACGAGGATCGAGCCCGGCTGGCCGCCGCCCTCGACGCGGCGAGCGCCCGCCTCGCCGCGGTCTCGGCGACGACCGGGGAGGTCGGGCACCGGCTCGACCGGGCCATCGAGACCGTTCAGGATGTGCTCGGACGCGCCTGACCCCACCGCCCCCGCCTGTCGGAGCGACCAGCGGAGCCATCCTTGCCGCAGATCAACGTGACCATCGACGGCCGTAGCTACCGCATGGCCTGCGGCGAGGGCGAGGAGGCGCATCTGACGGGCCTCGCCGCCACCCTGGACGGGCGCATCGCCGAGATGCGCAAGAGCTTCGGCGAGATCGGCGACATGCGCCTGCAGGTCATGGCGGCGCTGACCATCGCCGACGAGCTCGCGGAGCTGCGGTCGCGGATCGCGACGCTGGAAGGCAACGTCGCGGAACTGCGCGCCGCCGCCGAGACCGCGGAGCGGGGGCGGACGGAAGATGCCGAGCGCGCGGCGTTCGGGATCGGTCGGGCGGCCGAGCATATCGGGCGGCTCGCCGACGCCCTCGGCGCGTCGGCGCCGCGGGCCTGATCCGCGGCGCCCGGACGTGCCTCGCGAGGACCGACGTCCCCATGAATTAGAGACAGGCCGTGAGCGCCTGTCCTAGGAAGGCGCGGCGTCGAACCGGGTCCGCGCCGCCTGGATCGCGCCGTGGCTCTCCTCGGCCCATCGGACGAGGCGCGCCAGCGGCTCGAGCAGGGCGACCCCGAGGTCCGTGAGCCGGTACTCGACGCTGGGCGGCTTCGTCGGGAACACCGTCCGTGCCACGAATCCGTCTCGCTCGAGATCCCGGAGCGTCTGCGTCAGCATCCGCTTGGAGATGTCGGGCAGCGTGCGGAGCAGGGCGCTGAACCGGAGCGGCCCGTCGGCCAGGGCGATCAGGAGTAGCATCGACCACTTGTCGCCCACCCGATCCAGCACGTCCCGGACCGGGCACGCCGCCGGATCGAGGGTGCCGGCCTGCCACACCGCGTACTTGGCCGCCAGCTCGGCGCGGGCGGGCGGCAGCGCGGTCTCCTTCGCGTAACCTGGTCCCAAAATCCTGCCTCCTTCACCGCCCAAGTGGTCTCATCTAGTGACCATGTCCCGAGATTGAACCATGGGAGACAGGCATGACGCGGACCGATTATCCGAGCTACTTCGTGACCGGCGCCACGGGCCAGCTCGGCCGACAGGTCATCGCGGCGCTCCTGGAGCGCATCCCGGCCGGCGCGGTGGTGGCCGGCGCGCGGGACATCGAGGGCGAGTCGGCTCGCAGCCTGCGAAGCCTGGGCGTCGCGGTCCGCCGGGCCGACTACGCCGATCCGACGAGTCTGGACGCGGCGTTTCAGGGCATCCAGCGCCTCCTGCTGATCTCGTCGAGCGAGATCGGCCGGCGCGTGGCGCAGCATCGCAACGTCATCGACAGTGCCGGACGGACCGGTGTCGGTCTGATCGCCTACACGAGCGTCCTGCACGCCGACACGTCGGCCCTCGCCCTGGCCGAGGAGCATCGCCAGACCGAGCGGCTGCTCGCGGATTCCGGCGTGCCGTTCGTCGTGTTGCGCAACGGCTGGTACACGGAGAACTACGCCGCCGGCATCGCGCCGGCGCTCGCCCACGGCGCCGTCCTCGGCTGCGCGGGCGACGGGCGGATCGCCTCGGCCGCGCGGGTCGATTACGCGGCGGCGGCGGCGGCTGTTCTCACCGCCGAGGGGCAGGGCGGCCGCATCTACGAGCTGGCGGGCGACGAGTCCTACACGCTGACCGAGTTCGCGGCGGCGATCGCCGCCGCGGCAGGCAGACCGGTCGCGTACCGCGATCTGCCGCAGGCGGAGTACCGGGCGGCGCTCGTGGCCGCCGGGATACCGTCAGACTTCGCCGCGCTGCTCGCCGACTCGGACGCGGCCGCGGCCCGCGGCGCGCTAGACGACGACACGCGTCAGCTGAGCGCGCTGATCGGCAGGCCGACGACGCCCTACAGGTCCACGGTGCACGACGCCGTCGCGCGCCTCTGAATCCCGTGCGCGACTGTCCGCATCGTCACTCCGTCTCGGCGATGTAGCGCCCCAGCGCCGCCGCGGCCCGGAGCATGTGGGCGCGCATGCGCCGGGCGGCCGTCTCGCCGTCGCCCTCGGCGATCGCCGCCAGGATCTCGCCGTGCTCCTCCCGCGAGCGGCGGATCCGGTCGGCATGGCGGAGCTGCGTGCGCCGGAACGCGGCCAGCCGCTCGCGGATCGCCAGGGCCTGCTCGGCCATGAAGCCGTTATGGGTCGCCGTGTAGAGCGCCTCGTGGAAGGCACGGTTGAATCGGTCGTAGGCGTCGACGTCGCCCGCCTCGACCGCCTGGGCGGACTCCTCGTGGAGCTCCATCAGCTCCCCGCGCTCGAGGGGCGTCATCCGGTAGGTCGCGAGTCGAGCGCACATCGCCTCGATCTCGGCGGTCGTCTCGAACATGTCGGCGATCCGCTGCGGCGTCAGGCGCGCCACCACCACGCCCCGGCGGGGCCGGATCTCCACGAGCCCGGAGGCGGCGAGCTGGCGTAACGCCTCCCGGACGGGCGTGCGCGACGCGCCGTAGCGATCGGCCAGGTTCTGCTCGTCGAGGGCCGTGCCGGCCGCGATCGTCCCCGACGCGATGGCGTCGGTGAGGGCGTCGCGGATCCGGTCCGAGAGCAGCCCGCTGTCGATCTTCCGGAAGTCTCCGTGCATCCGCCGTTCCTCGATCGTCCCTTCAGCGACGCCTGCCAGTCCTCGGGAAGACGATGAGGAACAATACCCTAATCCGCGCGCGCACGCCCGCAATTCGACCGGGCGCACCGGGAGACCGCCGCTTCAGTCGACCAAAGCCCGGACCGTGAGGAACAGGATCGACGGTCCGACGAGGCAGCCGATGCCGGTGTGGAACGTCGCCGTCAGCGCGCCGTAGGGAACGAGCTTCGGATCGGTCGCGGCCAGGCCACCATACGCCATGGCCGAGCGCGGGTTGTCGATGCCGATCAGCCGGGCCACTCAGGGGCGTCCCGACATCACCATGATCGCTTCGGTCACGCCGGTGGCGATGGACAGCGCCATCACGGTGGAATCCGCGTCGACGCGTGCGTCGGGGAGCGTTTCTTTCCCGGATCGGCCTTTGAGCTGTCGCGGAAGGTATGCAAGAGGTTGGCGGAACAGCAATCCCGTATACGAAACTGTCAATGGAACGGGTTTTAAAATACCGAACTGGGGGCTATGTAAAGTCCGGTACACCGATTGGAGCACGCGGATGGGCGACTGGCGCGGTGAGAGGCAGGCACGCGACGCGCGGATCGCGGCCGGGCGCGCCCACGCGGACGGCAAGGTCGTGCCGGCCGCGGCCGTGGTCGACCTGCTGGAGGCGATCCTGCGGCCCGGCGACCGCGTCTGCCTCGAGGGCGACAACCAGAAGCAGGCTGACTGCCTCGCCCGCGGCCTGAGCGCCTGCGATCCCGCCAAGATCCACGACCTGCACATGGTCCAGTCGGGAATCGTTCTGCCCGAGCACCTCGACGTGTTCGAGACCGGGATCGCCAAGCGGCTCGACTACTCGTACTCGGGCCCGCAGGGCGCCCGCATCGCCAAGATGCTCTACGGCGGCCAGATCGAGCTCGGGGCGGTCCATACCTACCTCGAGCTGTTCGCCCGCTATTTCGTCGACCTGACGCCCAACGTGGCGCTGATCGCCGGCGTCTCGGCCGACCGGAACGGCAACCTGTATACGGGGCCGAACACCGAGGACACGCCGACCGTCGTGGAGGCGACCGCCTTCAAGAACGGCGTCGTGGTCGCGCAGGTCAACGAGATCGTCGACACGGTCCCGCGGGTCGACATCCCGGGCGACCGGATCGACTTCGTGGTCGAGGCCGACAAGCCCTTCTACGTGGAGCCGCTCTTCACCCGCGACCCGGCGGCGATGACCGAGACGCAGATCCTGATCGCCATGATGGCGATCAAGGGGATCTACGCCGAGTACGGCATCAGGCGGCTCAACCACGGCATCGGGTTCGGCACGGCGGCGATCGAGCTGCTGCTGCCGACCTACGGCGAGAAGCTCGGCCTCAAGGGCAAGATCGCCACCCACTGGGCGCTCAACCCGCACCCGACCCTCATCCCGGCGATCGAGTCGGGCTGGGTCAAGCAGGTCCACTGCTTCGGCTCCGAGGTCGGGATGGATCGCTACATCCGCGAGCGGCCCGACGTCTTCTTCACCGGCGCCGACGGGAGCCTGCGCTCGAACCGGGCGTTCTGCCAGACGGCCGGCCTCTACGCCTGCGACATGTTCATCGGCGCGACGCTCCAGATCGACCTGATGGGCCATTCCTCGACCATCACCCAGTCGCGGGTGGCAGGCTTCGGGGGCGCGCCCAACATGGGCTCGGACCCGCACGGCCGCCGCCACCCCTCCGATGCCTGGATGAAGGCCGGTCGCGAGGGCCAGATCGTCGGCGATCCGGCGCTGATGCGCGGGCGCAAGCTCGTGGTGCAGCTGGTCGAAACCTTCGGGGAC from Methylobacterium radiotolerans JCM 2831 includes the following:
- a CDS encoding NmrA family NAD(P)-binding protein, translated to MTRTDYPSYFVTGATGQLGRQVIAALLERIPAGAVVAGARDIEGESARSLRSLGVAVRRADYADPTSLDAAFQGIQRLLLISSSEIGRRVAQHRNVIDSAGRTGVGLIAYTSVLHADTSALALAEEHRQTERLLADSGVPFVVLRNGWYTENYAAGIAPALAHGAVLGCAGDGRIASAARVDYAAAAAAVLTAEGQGGRIYELAGDESYTLTEFAAAIAAAAGRPVAYRDLPQAEYRAALVAAGIPSDFAALLADSDAAAARGALDDDTRQLSALIGRPTTPYRSTVHDAVARL
- a CDS encoding GntR family transcriptional regulator, with the protein product MHGDFRKIDSGLLSDRIRDALTDAIASGTIAAGTALDEQNLADRYGASRTPVREALRQLAASGLVEIRPRRGVVVARLTPQRIADMFETTAEIEAMCARLATYRMTPLERGELMELHEESAQAVEAGDVDAYDRFNRAFHEALYTATHNGFMAEQALAIRERLAAFRRTQLRHADRIRRSREEHGEILAAIAEGDGETAARRMRAHMLRAAAALGRYIAETE
- the mdcA gene encoding malonate decarboxylase subunit alpha, whose protein sequence is MGDWRGERQARDARIAAGRAHADGKVVPAAAVVDLLEAILRPGDRVCLEGDNQKQADCLARGLSACDPAKIHDLHMVQSGIVLPEHLDVFETGIAKRLDYSYSGPQGARIAKMLYGGQIELGAVHTYLELFARYFVDLTPNVALIAGVSADRNGNLYTGPNTEDTPTVVEATAFKNGVVVAQVNEIVDTVPRVDIPGDRIDFVVEADKPFYVEPLFTRDPAAMTETQILIAMMAIKGIYAEYGIRRLNHGIGFGTAAIELLLPTYGEKLGLKGKIATHWALNPHPTLIPAIESGWVKQVHCFGSEVGMDRYIRERPDVFFTGADGSLRSNRAFCQTAGLYACDMFIGATLQIDLMGHSSTITQSRVAGFGGAPNMGSDPHGRRHPSDAWMKAGREGQIVGDPALMRGRKLVVQLVETFGDKLVPTFVEKLDALELAKKIGLELAPVMIYADDVTHIVTEEGIANLLLCRDADEREQAIRGVAGYTGVGRGRDRAKVEELRARGVIRRPEDLGIEPLDADRALLAAKSIKDLVHWSGGLYEPPARFRNW